The genomic interval CTCGCATTATTCTAATATCGTTTGCGAATAATCCCATTGCGATCCGGGAAGATCCCTTAACCCCTATAATCGAGTAATCGGTGCCCACAGAGAGTTCATGCTCACGAAACGCTGCCTTAAGACGATCATGCACCCACACTTCGAAGGAGATGgtgtttagaaaataaaagtacaTTCGCCTTCCTTTGTAACGTACGCCATCGAACGACCCGATCCTTTTTCGATCCACCCTTCTTACGAGAAAAAATCTCCTTCTCTCGTCTCGCGTATCGAAATTCTAATCGgcgagatttttcttttcccctttcttttttttctctctctctttttctcaacGCTGCTACGCCAGGATACGAACTGCTCCCTTTTCTTAAAGGACACTCGATACCAAACTTCTTCCAATTTgcacgaatattatttttctggccctatttttctcctcctcctgcgaGTAATTCAATCTTTTATTGTACGTTTAATCTTTTCCTGTCCCTGCTTTAGAGATTGTACGATACGTGTCGTCGTCCTCCATCTGTTAAATTAAATCCGAAAGAGGaatgtctattttttttccacgactcTCATTAGAAGGAAAACAGGGATGAAAAtgtgggagagagagaaaaaatagaagactTAGTCGTTGCAAGGATATATggatattcgataataatttcccAGGCGAGGCGCGCGATAGGCTTTGTTTATAGTCTGTTCTACTTAGTTACCGTGTATAAAACACGTAGGGTAAATTACTTTCCCGTTGACCCGGCGCAGACACTCCACTTAACATCTAGGCGATAAGCATTTTCCACGGTTTGCTCGAGGATTTTACGCTTTCTTCGCACGCAATTAcgtctcgttttcgaaccgaTCCTTCCATTGATTCACatcatttttcgatatatcggctcgttcttttttcttttccacatTTCCACGTAAGAAAATCGTCCGTTCTTCTAATTCTATCGTCCCCTTTATGTCTTTTAACCGAATTCTGGATTATCATCGATGGAtcatttttggatttttctttttacgattcTAAATATTCCTACCTCTCTTTATCCTTTAATCTTTGTCGCTACTTCAATTTGTATCAtcttatctataattatatcgcAATTGATTTTCTACATTTTGCCGTCCAATGTATCTATTTTTGTATCTCTGTAGTTTTTGTGTTTCTTTAATATGCCGATTCCTTGCATTTTCCCTTCAAATCCTTATTTTTAcaccaaattttattatatttatttttgtgtttctccaattctaacaattttaatcgaaactgattttcttcttccagtgtttatttttatatcaataccTTTGCGTTTATCTAATTCCtaaaaatcaattctaaaTTCATTGATCCTAAATTTaccgtccttttttttttatctattcagTTTCATTcgaatcatataattaaaatgaaaccgGTAGGCTGTTCTGTGGAATATCGTGACTCAAACGCAAATTGCATCAGTTAATTTCTGTGCAGGAGTTACGGACCAAGAGACCTTTTAAGATATGGGACAGTTGGCGTAACGTAAGAAAGGGACTGTGTGTTAGCAATTTCGAGGAACTGATACACCAGGGTAAGAAGCGTGCCCTCTGAAACCGGTAGCGAAAAAGTAACCAGACCTCTGGTACTCGATGTGGAAAGTATtacatatgaatataaatctcGTCGATAATACCTTACCTACAGTTGGTCACAAAAGTATTCTTCTTTTACCAacggaaaattattcgaattttttcgattcatcTAAAACATCGAAAGAATacgttagaataaaattagataaagttaatacaatttgattgaatatttttgcgaTCAATTGCGTATTCTCTCCAGGATTGGGCGTAATCGAAAAACAaagattcttatttaaataattatttttactttgaaagataaataattttaatctgcttatatatttgaatattttcgaaaaatatatatatacagatattgTTTCTATGaatctcaattaaaaaaaaaaatctcatttcaTACTTATctcagaaaaataatataagtaatgtttcgattgaaaaataatagtaacattttactcgataatttataaattttggaaaaattatatatatattgttttcgattacaaaaaaaaagtatcgaccCAATCCTGACTCCATCATCGGTCCGAAATTCTGTTTGCTTCGATACTCGATATCTTCTCGCGATTAAGGCGTTAACCCTCTGATATACAcgacaatattatatatatatacataacgtgctttctttcttttcacgaCACACAAGATATTGGGATTACTGGTCGAAAGGTATCGCTTTTTTTTATGCAAGAACATttaaccgaaaaaaaaaaaaaaaaaaaaaaaaaaaatcgtgtcGAACCTTCGCCGGCTGTCGTctcaaagagagaaagagagagagaaagagagagagagagaaagaaaaagagagaaagaaaaaaaaatgattacgaAGTAACACGATCACGAGGCTATCCTTGAAAGGGAAAGAATCGTAGGCGAGAAAGATCGTGAATATTATTCCTTTCCaattagagagagaaagagagaaatagagaaagagagagagagagagagatgtacTTTCTCCATCTTAGAATCGAATTAATCCATTGGATTTGTCTCGAGCCAGACTTGGGCATTACATCGGAACAAAGCGTATTTGAGAAATGttgtatcaattaaattaacgtATTAGTTTCAATAGTAATAcgataaaagatttttgaattattcgtcTAATTGTATTTATGTTGATCGAATTAATCACgaacaaatgaaattgatataccataatcaatttttttttttttgattgaattttaaataataatttcgattacaCAACATTCAAATTAAGTAATAAGCAACTTTTCAAATTgtcttttaatttgtttaaatgaatcgatgcaaaaagaaaagttcgtggaaataaaaaatatttcgattaaaatatgcCCAATCTTCGAATCGAGTACTCCTCTCTTCGTAAACAGATCACAAACGTTACCTCgttctttctctattttatctatatatatatatatatctctatccttctttTCACGTTTCTTCCCCTAGTAGTTTCGAATCGACGCCTCGAACGTTAATCATCGACCCAATAAACATACACGCGCGACATCGTCATTTGTAATTGCAACTAATCGCCGTTCCGTGTTTTCTCATCCAATTTTAGGTAAGGAGAAACTGGGCGTGCCACAGAGCGAGAATGTATCCGTAGTGTTGGAGTCGGACGGTACACAAGTGGAGGACGGGGAATACTTCAAGACCCTAGCGAACAACACGATCCTATTGTTGCTAAGGCATGGTGAACGTTGGTGTCCAACTGGAGTCGACATCATACGCGCTGGTATCTATCTAATCGGAGAACGTGTGATGGGATTGGCCTATAAATTAGCGGGGAAGGGAGGCTTTACGTGCCTCTTAATTCCGTGGAAAGTAGGCAAATAGGATGAGCGAGGcgatttttgtttgaaaatagaaaCCTTTGGTATATGCTATGCAATTTTGAATACTTGAAAAACGAATTGCGAGAATCATTTGTAAACTGCAAATTTTGTATGGAGTTTCGTTGCTTAAATATCTAACAGTCTGTTGATTGTTGTTGCAATGTGAATTCTGTTTTAGACAAAGAGTGTTAATATCTTTGGAGAAATTGGAGAAAGATTGTAGAAATTTGAAGGATTGATTCTAGAGGTTCAAGCAGAAAATTtggtatatgaaaatataggttatttattaagtttcaaGCAATTTAAGTTTTGGCAGAATCTAGAATCACTCCATCTTATAAGTACTTATTCGAGTATCTGGATTAGAATTCTGAATGGAATTTAAATTGGCCATTGTCTGTATAAATTTCCTATCTGAATGAGAATGTACAGAGTGATTCATAATTGTTATCATGTCCATTTGAAAGGACGACTTCatacattgaaataattaaaaaaaattttatattttatttacagaaaaaattaaagaaaatattacaatctcgatccaatagatttttttgatacgttgaaaattattgtgtaTTCAACACAAGCAGAAACTAAATTAatacatgatttttttttaattattttaatatacattaatattttaaaatattacgaattactctgtataattaattcatttttgaatgaaaaatacgaATACTCGAATctccaaataatattaatttattattatcataaaccaatatttattattttttaaaaaagaattctatcaATATCTTTCAACtcgaaaatgaacaaaaattaaaaaaaatcattaatagacATCAAAATTGACATacgatcaataataaaaataattaaaaattgttaaaaacgaTCTCCATACATTAAGATTCGAGCAACAATCAATGATAAACAAaactatgatatattattttcgatcgaggagGTTCAAAAGCGTCGCTACTTTTATCTGTTCTTTCCACAACGTTGGTAAACAAAAGGTGAACGCGAGGGATCTATTACGTTCTTCCAATGATAATTGCTTTTTCCgctaaatatttatctctcgagttatatttagaaatgaagagaggaagggaaaagcGAATCTTTTCAGCGTCGATTGATCGACTCGCCTCGCCTCGACTCGCGTGTAATTATAGATCGTATACGTGTCCTGTACGTGGTAAAGGGCCGGGTGAACATTCGTGAAAGCGAGCTGACGTATTTACGGCTACGCGATCGACGCGAGCAAAGGCAACTTTCGCGACGTTATAATGGATGCGAGTTGTGCGAGCGGAACACGTTATATCGATTCGTAAGTACAATAAGACAAAAGTGCAGATTCGTCGAAGAGGGCGATCAGATAACGATTTGTTCCCGCGGCGACGCCCACCGTGCGTTAATGAATCGCATAAACGAGATCGATATACGGGGAAACGTAGAAAATTGCGTGTAAAAGTgatacgaatgaaaaaaactgTTCAcgtttataaatgttataaatgttaaaaatttagagaaaaatatttaaataattgcggcgaatgaaattttgaccATGTTTCCCGTGATTGCAGCGATTTCGGCCATACCAAAAATAGTCTGCGAAACGATCCACGCCCTGGAGCTGCACGATGAGACACCCTCGTGGAAGATCATGGACAATAAAGGACGAGTCACGGTGGTGCTACACTGGGATCAGCGTTCATCCACGTCTCAGGCCCAGCAACAGCAGAAAGGTCAAGACGTGCAAACCTCCAAGTATTCGCCGACCAAGAAAACCGATCTGAGTCAGCGGCCACCACTGGTCATCCAGACAAGCCTGGACAAGCTCAACTACGGGGGGAAGCTGGGACATTTGGCGGCCGAGGTCGGCCCCAGCCGTTACACCAGCCCCCATATCACTGTGATAAATCATGACGATATGGTACGAGTTCCCATTAACCTTCTCTTTTCTAccgctttttctttctctatttctcGAGTCTTCTTTTCGCTCTCTAGCACCGAGTGTCGCGAGGTTTCCGGAATAAGTAATTCGATTTCAATCGTATCTATCACTGTTCACTGGAAATCCATGGATGagcaaaatttgataattgaagttgataaggaaaaaattcgGATCTGGATTGGTCGACGTGGAAGGAAACATCTCCACGTGTTCTTTGTTTGTGACAGAGAAGAGCAATAAAGTAGACATAGAAtccaaaatgtaaaaatttgctTATTTCTCGTAATATATGTAAcctaaattgtaataataatttaataattaagataataattgtatatatacgaataagcTAGATTTACcatagttaatattatatcaaaattaaatttcgaaaacataCTTCATGCTTCTTAGCCTAACGTAACTTCacaaacgaaaataatttttacgattatagctcttctatttttatgtAGCTCGTGGTGTCAGGTTTGTCAACAAAGCGTCTAAGGTGGGGGGTAGGCGATCCTAGCGAACAACTTCGTCTCTTGCCCCTCCGCCGTCCCGCGAGACGTTTTTTCAGCGAAACAGTACTGTTGCTTATCTCGACTTTAGACGGTTTGTTGACAAACCTGACACCACGCATTGCTATAATAACAAAACattagaaacaaaaatgaaaaacgttCTCCTTCCACACTGACCAATCAGATCCGTATTTCTACCgcgaaatttctttccatcaGTGaacagtaaaatttaatttcttcaaacgaataaaatatcccAGCTAAAAGACGAGACCTTTTCTGAAGCCTCGAGCGATTTAGTTCGATCGGAGAGCGAAACTTaaccttaaaaaaagaaaaaaaaaaaaaaaaaaagaaaaaaaaatctacgtaAAGTCGATTAGCATTTACACACGCAGTAGCGTAGCCCTCGAGAATATCCTCGAATCTTCGATCCAGACAAACCATTAAAACTCGCCGTGGTAACGACAGCAGCAGCAGCCGCAGCTGCAGCCCCAGCCCCAGCCCCAGCCCCACGGGATCCCGGGCCGCCTGGTGAAGCAGGGAACCAACTCGTTCGACAGCACCACCATCCACATCCACACGCCCGAGTGTTCGAACCACATCCACCAGCCCGTGACGAGGAACGGGAGCCCCGTGAACGGCGCGGACGGTGGCGCTGTCGGCGAATGCGACTTCCATTGTTGCGCCCTGCACGAGGAGGGGCGTAGGATCGCGGTTCACAAGTCGGTGGCAACGTCGCCTATCCAGGACGCCCAGCACCAGCAGTatcaacagcagcagcagccgCCCCCCCACCATCACCCGCCCCAGCAACAGCAGACGCAGACCCAGACGCCATCCCCCCAACCGCCCTCCTCCCTGTCGGACGGGACGAGGCGAACGGGGCTGAGCAAAGGGCACGTGAGATTCTGCGACACGGCCGACGAGGAGTCGAGCTCCCGGCTTGCGGGCAACTCGGGAACGGCGAGCTTTCatctccaccaccaccacaaTCATCACCAGGAGCACGACAGCTCCGAGTCCGAGACCGAGAACACGATCATGGAGGACGAGATCGTCACCTCGGAGAAATTTTTACTGCTCATCGACCAGCTCACCGTAGACCAGAAGCACTTGAGCATCAAGGACATTGGGATCATCTTGGAGCGGCTCAGCTCGAAGATACTCGACGTGGAGCGGCTCGACAgggagagcgagagcgaggaGTGTTACAACTGGACGATCAAGGCTATCATTAGGGGAGACGTGTTGAGGGAGCTTGGGGTTATTTACAACGGGAATTACTACGCGATCTCGGAACACCCGGGATACAAGGAGGAGTCCGAGGAGAATAACGAGGataacgaggaggaggaggaggatagaCTTTAATATGATGCTGTTTTactagatagatagatagatagatagttagatagatagatagatagatagatagttaGATAGTTAGATAGttagatagatagattatACACCTATTAatggttattattaataataagtatatatcgAGCTGCGGGGAGGGGGCTTAAAGAGATAAAGTTTCGAAGAAGAGATTTGAAGAAGGgtttttgaaagaattgagaaaagagaaagagagagagcaaatATTTAAGAGtcgaatttgttataattgtgTCTGGATTTCCGAATGGAGGGGAGGTCGAAGAGAGATTGGTGGATAAACGAAAtggtgattttttttcaaaatgttttcataataaaacaaaGGAATGCGTCATAATAAaagaaaccaaaaaaaaataataataataataaaaataataataataataatataataataataatataataataataataataataataataaaataaataaatcatacgaTACCTTATTAAACTTAGTTCTAAAGACGGTTGTTGAAATATGTACTTATTAAATAGTATGTATACTTGTAGGAAACATTTTTGGGATTACGGACATTGATTCCGTAACCGTCCACAACACTGccctatctaaaaaaaaaaaaaaaaaagaaaaaaaacaggaagaaaagaaaaagaagataaaagagagaaacgagagaaaagagTGAAGCAAGAGAGATAGATAAGATAGATAGAGGTACTTACGTTTCACGACGTTTTCGTCGAGGAATAAAgtggagagaggaaaagaaaaaaaaaggaaaaaaaaaatgatggaaaaatattttcgttcctGAATCGATCGAGGAACATGTTCTAGTTTATtaagaggagaaaagaagaatgagAAGGATCGTAGTAGAAGAGGTACATCGATGCATCtcgatttatcttttatcgttCGTATCGGGGATAATTTTGGATTCCAGTTACACCAAAGGATCGCTTTGGTTTTCCTTCTCGTCGCCAGAACGCGAAGgatctctgaaaaaaaaagaaaaaaaaaaaaaatacgaaagtcGAGTCGTAAATAGAGCCGTTCATCAGGGTGTGTTTGGTTCCACACTTTGGCGGGTAGGAAGGTGAATtcgagatgaaaaattttgttccttGTCAGTCTGTAAGAAACGAATTAAATCAACTGCCCGACTCTCgctatacgtatataaaaaacgaaaacacgattacatacatacgtacacacacatatacacgcgCACACCCACACACGTACACGTTGTTCAACACACAGGCACACTCGTATAGACACAGA from Apis mellifera strain DH4 linkage group LG8, Amel_HAv3.1, whole genome shotgun sequence carries:
- the LOC411282 gene encoding basic-leucine zipper transcription factor A isoform X1, with amino-acid sequence MARELISVQELRTKRPFKIWDSWRNVRKGLCVSNFEELIHQGKEKLGVPQSENVSVVLESDGTQVEDGEYFKTLANNTILLLLRHGERWCPTGVDIIRAAISAIPKIVCETIHALELHDETPSWKIMDNKGRVTVVLHWDQRSSTSQAQQQQKGQDVQTSKYSPTKKTDLSQRPPLVIQTSLDKLNYGGKLGHLAAEVGPSRYTSPHITVINHDDMQQQPQLQPQPQPQPHGIPGRLVKQGTNSFDSTTIHIHTPECSNHIHQPVTRNGSPVNGADGGAVGECDFHCCALHEEGRRIAVHKSVATSPIQDAQHQQYQQQQQPPPHHHPPQQQQTQTQTPSPQPPSSLSDGTRRTGLSKGHVRFCDTADEESSSRLAGNSGTASFHLHHHHNHHQEHDSSESETENTIMEDEIVTSEKFLLLIDQLTVDQKHLSIKDIGIILERLSSKILDVERLDRESESEECYNWTIKAIIRGDVLRELGVIYNGNYYAISEHPGYKEESEENNEDNEEEEEDRL
- the LOC411282 gene encoding uncharacterized protein LOC411282 isoform X2, whose amino-acid sequence is MARELISVQELRTKRPFKIWDSWRNVRKGLCVSNFEELIHQGKEKLGVPQSENVSVVLESDGTQVEDGEYFKTLANNTILLLLRHGERWCPTGVDIIRAAISAIPKIVCETIHALELHDETPSWKIMDNKGRVTVVLHWDQRSSTSQAQQQQKGQDVQTSKYSPTKKTDLSQRPPLVIQTSLDKLNYGGKLGHLAAEVGPSRYTSPHITVINHDDMQQPQLQPQPQPQPHGIPGRLVKQGTNSFDSTTIHIHTPECSNHIHQPVTRNGSPVNGADGGAVGECDFHCCALHEEGRRIAVHKSVATSPIQDAQHQQYQQQQQPPPHHHPPQQQQTQTQTPSPQPPSSLSDGTRRTGLSKGHVRFCDTADEESSSRLAGNSGTASFHLHHHHNHHQEHDSSESETENTIMEDEIVTSEKFLLLIDQLTVDQKHLSIKDIGIILERLSSKILDVERLDRESESEECYNWTIKAIIRGDVLRELGVIYNGNYYAISEHPGYKEESEENNEDNEEEEEDRL
- the LOC411282 gene encoding basic-leucine zipper transcription factor A isoform X3, which produces MAREELRTKRPFKIWDSWRNVRKGLCVSNFEELIHQGKEKLGVPQSENVSVVLESDGTQVEDGEYFKTLANNTILLLLRHGERWCPTGVDIIRAAISAIPKIVCETIHALELHDETPSWKIMDNKGRVTVVLHWDQRSSTSQAQQQQKGQDVQTSKYSPTKKTDLSQRPPLVIQTSLDKLNYGGKLGHLAAEVGPSRYTSPHITVINHDDMQQQPQLQPQPQPQPHGIPGRLVKQGTNSFDSTTIHIHTPECSNHIHQPVTRNGSPVNGADGGAVGECDFHCCALHEEGRRIAVHKSVATSPIQDAQHQQYQQQQQPPPHHHPPQQQQTQTQTPSPQPPSSLSDGTRRTGLSKGHVRFCDTADEESSSRLAGNSGTASFHLHHHHNHHQEHDSSESETENTIMEDEIVTSEKFLLLIDQLTVDQKHLSIKDIGIILERLSSKILDVERLDRESESEECYNWTIKAIIRGDVLRELGVIYNGNYYAISEHPGYKEESEENNEDNEEEEEDRL